The Candidatus Eisenbacteria bacterium genome contains a region encoding:
- the rpsD gene encoding 30S ribosomal protein S4, which yields MAVYHDARCRLCRREGGKLFLKGTRCFSDKCAIERRNYPPGEHGKGRRVKETNYGQQLREKQKARRIYGIMERQFRHFFTKSAETRGVTGEVLLQMLERRLDNVAYRLGLAPSHAAARQLVRHGHLQVNGRKVSIPSFQVKAGDEVTVREKSKKLAVVLTTLESRKGQDLPEWLSLDAGALTGRVLSVPTRGSISTPINEQLIVEFYSK from the coding sequence ATGGCGGTCTATCACGACGCGCGATGCCGGCTGTGCCGCAGAGAGGGAGGCAAGCTCTTCCTCAAGGGCACCCGGTGCTTTTCCGACAAGTGCGCCATCGAGCGCCGCAACTATCCACCCGGAGAGCACGGCAAAGGGCGCCGGGTGAAAGAGACCAACTACGGGCAGCAGCTGCGCGAGAAGCAGAAGGCACGGCGCATCTACGGCATCATGGAGCGCCAGTTCCGCCACTTCTTCACCAAGTCGGCCGAGACCCGCGGGGTCACCGGCGAGGTGCTGCTGCAGATGCTCGAGCGCAGGCTCGACAACGTCGCTTACCGGCTCGGGCTCGCGCCTTCGCATGCGGCGGCGCGACAGCTGGTGCGGCACGGCCACCTGCAGGTGAACGGCCGCAAGGTCAGCATTCCTTCGTTCCAGGTGAAAGCGGGCGATGAAGTCACGGTGCGCGAGAAGAGCAAGAAGCTCGCGGTGGTCCTCACCACGCTGGAGTCCCGCAAGGGCCAGGACCTGCCCGAGTGGCTCAGCCTCGACGCGGGGGCGCTGACCGGCCGCGTGCTGAGCGTGCCGACACGAGGCTCGATCTCGACCCCGATCAACGAGCAGTTGATCGTCGAATTCTATTCCAAGTAG
- the rpsK gene encoding 30S ribosomal protein S11, whose protein sequence is MATGKKRDRRVSANGVAHVQASFNNTIVTITDQDGNVVTWASAGKVGFKGSRKSTPFAAQVAAEACAREAQNLGMKRVEVWVKGPGSGREAAIRSLQAAGLEISAIKDVTPIPHNGCRPPKRRRV, encoded by the coding sequence GTGGCAACCGGCAAGAAGCGCGATCGGCGGGTGAGCGCCAACGGAGTGGCTCACGTCCAGGCCAGCTTCAACAACACGATCGTCACGATCACCGACCAGGACGGCAACGTGGTTACGTGGGCCAGCGCGGGCAAGGTGGGTTTCAAGGGCTCTCGCAAGAGCACGCCTTTCGCCGCTCAGGTGGCGGCGGAAGCCTGCGCGCGTGAGGCGCAGAACCTGGGCATGAAGCGCGTCGAGGTCTGGGTGAAGGGCCCGGGCTCCGGCCGCGAAGCCGCCATCCGCTCGCTCCAGGCCGCGGGCCTCGAGATCTCGGCCATCAAGGACGTCACTCCCATCCCGCACAATGGCTGCCGCCCGCCCAAGCGGCGGCGGGTCTAG
- the rpsM gene encoding 30S ribosomal protein S13 — translation MARIAGVDLPADKRIETALTYIYGIGNTTARRILGATGVAADIRVKNLSDEDVGKLRTVIEREYKVEGALRGEVSMNIKRLMDIGAYRGLRHRRNLPVRGQRTKTNARTRKGPKKTAGVMKRPASAAKPAPKK, via the coding sequence AATTGCAGGCGTCGATCTTCCCGCTGACAAGCGGATCGAGACCGCGCTCACCTACATCTACGGCATCGGGAACACGACCGCGCGCCGCATCCTGGGCGCGACCGGGGTGGCCGCCGACATTCGCGTCAAGAACCTGAGCGACGAAGACGTCGGCAAGCTGCGCACGGTGATCGAGCGCGAATACAAGGTGGAAGGCGCGCTCCGCGGCGAAGTGTCCATGAACATCAAGCGTCTGATGGACATCGGCGCCTACCGCGGGCTGCGGCATCGCCGCAACCTGCCGGTGAGGGGCCAGCGCACCAAGACCAATGCACGCACCCGCAAGGGTCCCAAGAAGACCGCGGGCGTGATGAAGAGGCCGGCGTCGGCTGCCAAGCCGGCGCCCAAGAAGTAG